A single genomic interval of Pseudomonadota bacterium harbors:
- a CDS encoding DUF3619 family protein — protein sequence MSTKTPDSRQPMSPVEQRDSALVNAIRQSLTEQTEGLDGHTRSRLTQARAAAMAARARRQQQPLLTWAHKLMPTTALGSGMAATALVTLLVATPLMVLGPGALQSTSDPFQPAGPAIADTGGTVDELDIVLAGDIEMLEDLEFFEWLATQPVG from the coding sequence ATGAGCACCAAGACCCCAGATAGCCGCCAGCCAATGTCGCCCGTCGAGCAACGCGACAGCGCGCTAGTGAACGCGATTAGGCAGTCGCTAACCGAGCAGACTGAGGGGCTCGACGGGCATACGCGCTCGCGCCTCACGCAGGCGCGTGCCGCCGCCATGGCCGCCCGTGCCCGGCGACAGCAACAGCCGCTACTGACCTGGGCGCACAAGCTCATGCCCACAACGGCCTTGGGGTCGGGCATGGCGGCGACGGCGCTGGTAACGCTGCTGGTCGCGACGCCCTTGATGGTGTTAGGTCCGGGGGCGCTGCAGTCGACGAGCGATCCTTTCCAACCGGCGGGACCGGCCATCGCGGACACTGGCGGGACGGTCGATGAGCTCGACATCGTGCTCGCCGGGGATATCGAAATGCTGGAGGACCTCGAGTTCTTCGAATGGTTGGCAACCCAACCGGTGGGCTAG
- a CDS encoding RNA polymerase sigma factor — MAIGEQAVLSPAFPSLAARTESTLKSDAKLDAFLAEVEKRAYRMARFAIGDADEALDITQDAMIRLATRYADKPQAQWPALFFRILQNRIRDHQRRQGVRQKVMAWAPQANPEREGPPLDPVEAAPDLAPDVLPDRLLELDDAQGAIEEAVAALPRRQQQTFLLRAWEGLDVAATAKAMGCSEGSVKTHYSRAVRALRARLETHYR, encoded by the coding sequence ATGGCGATCGGCGAGCAGGCTGTGTTATCACCCGCGTTCCCGTCCCTAGCGGCGCGCACGGAGTCGACCCTGAAGAGCGACGCAAAGCTCGACGCCTTTCTCGCTGAGGTCGAGAAGCGCGCCTACCGCATGGCGCGCTTTGCCATCGGCGATGCGGATGAAGCCCTCGACATCACCCAGGACGCCATGATTCGCTTGGCAACGCGCTATGCAGACAAGCCGCAAGCGCAATGGCCAGCGCTGTTTTTCCGCATCCTGCAAAACCGCATCCGCGATCATCAGCGTCGTCAGGGTGTGCGGCAAAAGGTGATGGCTTGGGCACCGCAGGCGAACCCCGAGCGGGAAGGGCCTCCCCTCGACCCCGTGGAGGCCGCCCCGGACCTGGCACCGGATGTCCTGCCGGACCGGCTGCTCGAGCTCGATGATGCGCAAGGCGCGATCGAAGAAGCGGTCGCTGCCCTACCCCGTCGCCAGCAGCAGACCTTTCTGCTGCGGGCTTGGGAAGGCCTCGATGTGGCCGCCACGGCCAAGGCCATGGGATGCTCCGAGGGGAGCGTTAAGACACACTACTCACGGGCGGTCCGAGCCCTCCGGGCCCGCCTGGAAACGCACTACCGATGA